A section of the Ruania halotolerans genome encodes:
- a CDS encoding ABC transporter permease subunit: MTAVATESRSARRSDALSGAHVNFARVLRSEWIKLTTLRSTPWTIVTTIVLMVLISLGMAWGMTQGAEAAASGDAPPEMGALDSSMGAFAASVGYSFGQIVVVVLGVLIISGEYATGQIKSSIAAVPHRWPVLATKGILVAAVAFVTGAIGVAISYLVTTPMLEEHNAAADLGNSEHLRIMLGAPLYLAAIALLALGVGALLRHAAAGISAVVGIILLLPIITSFITLDWLQDIAPYFPSTAGERIMGDDTGQEVLTPWEGLGVLGIYIALIWAAALVLLRRRDA, translated from the coding sequence ATGACCGCCGTCGCAACTGAGAGCCGCTCCGCCCGGCGCAGTGATGCCCTGAGCGGCGCCCACGTGAACTTCGCACGGGTGCTGCGCTCGGAGTGGATCAAGCTCACGACCCTGCGCTCCACCCCGTGGACGATCGTCACGACCATCGTGCTAATGGTGCTGATCAGCCTCGGGATGGCCTGGGGCATGACCCAGGGCGCCGAGGCTGCCGCGAGCGGAGACGCCCCACCTGAAATGGGTGCGCTCGACTCGTCCATGGGTGCGTTTGCCGCAAGCGTCGGGTACTCCTTCGGCCAGATCGTGGTGGTGGTACTTGGCGTACTGATCATCAGCGGCGAGTACGCCACGGGCCAGATCAAGTCCTCGATCGCAGCCGTACCGCACCGGTGGCCCGTCTTGGCCACGAAGGGCATTCTGGTGGCGGCCGTCGCCTTTGTGACCGGCGCTATCGGCGTCGCCATCTCCTACCTCGTGACGACCCCCATGCTGGAGGAGCACAACGCCGCTGCCGATCTCGGCAACAGCGAGCACCTACGCATCATGCTCGGCGCCCCCCTCTATCTGGCCGCGATCGCACTCCTCGCTCTCGGCGTCGGAGCCCTGTTGCGGCACGCAGCGGCCGGGATCTCCGCCGTAGTCGGGATCATTCTCCTGCTGCCGATCATCACGAGCTTCATCACGCTCGACTGGCTGCAGGACATTGCGCCGTACTTCCCGTCCACGGCCGGTGAGCGCATCATGGGCGACGATACCGGTCAGGAGGTACTGACTCCCTGGGAGGGGCTCGGTGTACTCGGCATCTACATCGCCCTGATCTGGGCCGCAGCCTTGGTGCTCTTGCGTCGGAGGGACGCCTGA
- a CDS encoding ABC transporter ATP-binding protein, with protein MIEARGLTKRYGATTAVNDISFTVEPGQVTGFLGPNGAGKSTTMRMIVGLDRPTAGHVTVNGKPYAQHKAPLREVGALLEAKAVHTGRSATNHLRALAATHGIGRKRVDEVIEMTGLTAVARKRAGGFSLGMGQRLGIASAMLGDPRTLILDEPVNGLDPDGVRWVRTMVRYLADEGRTVFLSSHLMSEMAITADQLIVIGRGRIVATGDVQEVIDSVTKSTVRVRTPQATDLAARLQAEGVTVTSVEPSLLDVDGLSAPEVGAAALAAGIVLHELTPQSASLEDAFMNLTAGDVEFHSGAVPEHQVDETAVSEGANR; from the coding sequence ATGATCGAGGCACGAGGCCTGACCAAGAGGTACGGCGCCACGACCGCCGTCAACGACATCTCCTTCACCGTTGAGCCAGGACAGGTGACCGGCTTCCTCGGACCGAACGGTGCCGGCAAGTCCACCACGATGCGGATGATCGTGGGCCTGGACCGCCCCACGGCCGGCCATGTGACGGTGAACGGCAAGCCCTACGCACAGCACAAGGCACCGCTGCGTGAGGTGGGTGCCCTGCTCGAGGCGAAGGCCGTCCACACGGGCCGCAGCGCCACCAACCACCTGCGCGCCTTGGCCGCCACACACGGCATCGGGCGCAAGCGCGTGGACGAGGTCATCGAGATGACCGGGCTGACGGCGGTCGCACGTAAGCGGGCCGGCGGCTTCTCACTCGGGATGGGCCAGCGGCTCGGGATCGCCTCGGCGATGCTCGGCGACCCACGCACACTCATCCTCGACGAGCCGGTCAACGGCCTCGACCCCGACGGTGTGCGCTGGGTGCGAACCATGGTCCGCTACCTCGCCGACGAAGGCCGCACTGTGTTCCTCTCCTCGCACCTGATGAGCGAGATGGCGATCACCGCCGACCAGCTCATCGTGATCGGTCGCGGCAGGATCGTGGCCACCGGTGACGTGCAGGAAGTGATCGACTCCGTGACGAAGTCGACCGTACGGGTGCGCACACCGCAGGCCACCGACCTGGCCGCCCGGTTGCAGGCCGAGGGCGTGACCGTCACCAGCGTGGAGCCGTCGTTGCTGGATGTGGACGGCTTGAGCGCACCCGAGGTCGGCGCGGCGGCGCTCGCTGCCGGCATCGTGTTGCACGAACTCACCCCGCAGAGCGCCTCCCTCGAGGATGCGTTCATGAATCTGACGGCCGGAGATGTGGAGTTCCACTCCGGTGCTGTCCCCGAACACCAGGTCGACGAGACCGCCGTTTCCGAAGGAGCGAACCGATGA